The Acidobacteriota bacterium genome includes a region encoding these proteins:
- the hpnD gene encoding presqualene diphosphate synthase HpnD, translating to MSRDTNFYYSFLVLPPRRRRAIVAVWDFCRAVDDAVDEAPASGGPDVESALSFWRREVEACFAGGQPHSPQGRALEPLVGQFGLPRRPFDDLIDGVAMDVTPRRYPTFDDLREYCYRVASTVGLISVAIFGARTAEAGTYAERLGLALQLTNILRDVPVDLARNRLYIPIEELSRFGCTEQDLRDGRTTAPVVGLLAHQAARARRFYAEARAALPRADARRLVAAEIMGAIYRAILDRIEARHFDVFSETVRVPRPRRALIAVSTWARVMAGRR from the coding sequence ATGTCTCGCGACACGAACTTCTACTACTCGTTCCTCGTGCTTCCGCCACGCCGGCGGCGGGCGATCGTCGCCGTCTGGGATTTCTGCCGAGCCGTGGACGACGCCGTCGACGAGGCGCCTGCGTCGGGCGGGCCGGATGTCGAGAGCGCCCTGTCGTTCTGGCGCCGCGAGGTCGAGGCGTGCTTCGCGGGCGGCCAGCCGCACTCACCCCAGGGGCGGGCGCTCGAGCCCCTCGTCGGGCAGTTCGGCTTGCCACGGCGGCCGTTCGACGACCTCATCGACGGCGTGGCCATGGACGTCACGCCGCGTCGTTACCCGACGTTCGACGACCTGCGGGAGTACTGTTACCGCGTGGCCTCGACGGTGGGGCTGATCTCGGTCGCCATCTTCGGCGCGCGGACGGCCGAAGCCGGCACCTACGCCGAGCGCCTGGGGCTGGCCCTGCAGCTCACCAACATCCTGCGCGACGTGCCGGTCGACCTGGCGCGCAACCGGCTGTACATCCCCATCGAGGAGCTCTCGCGCTTCGGCTGCACCGAACAGGACCTGCGCGACGGCCGGACCACGGCCCCTGTCGTCGGCCTGCTCGCCCACCAGGCCGCGCGGGCGCGCCGCTTCTACGCCGAGGCGCGGGCCGCCCTGCCGCGCGCCGACGCCCGCCGACTCGTGGCCGCCGAGATCATGGGCGCCATCTACCGCGCCATCCTCGACCGCATCGAAGCCAGGCACTTCGACGTCTTTTCGGAGACCGTGCGGGTGCCCCGCCCGCGCCGGGCGCTGATTGCCGTGTCGACCTGGGCGCGGGTGATGGCGGGACGGCGGTGA
- a CDS encoding cob(I)yrinic acid a,c-diamide adenosyltransferase — protein sequence MKIYTRTGDRGETGLFDGTRVSKADLRVDAYGEVDELNAALGMVRAAGVDEEIDGLIAGLQRDLHALGARLADPEHRIASRVEKAALGEQAVARLEATIDRLETDLPPLRRFILAGGSQAGAALHLARTICRRAERRIVGLGPEAVDADVITYVNRLSDLLFVLARTVNHRAGLPETEW from the coding sequence GTGAAAATCTACACTCGGACCGGCGACAGGGGCGAAACCGGTCTCTTCGACGGCACGCGTGTCTCGAAGGCCGATCTGCGCGTCGACGCCTACGGCGAGGTCGACGAGCTGAACGCTGCACTCGGCATGGTGCGGGCGGCGGGGGTCGATGAGGAGATCGATGGTCTGATTGCAGGCCTGCAGCGCGATCTGCACGCCCTGGGTGCTCGCCTCGCCGATCCGGAGCACCGCATCGCGTCACGGGTCGAGAAGGCCGCACTCGGCGAGCAGGCCGTCGCGCGACTCGAAGCGACGATCGACCGGCTCGAGACGGATCTGCCGCCGCTCAGGCGGTTCATCCTGGCCGGCGGCAGTCAGGCCGGCGCCGCGCTGCACCTCGCGCGAACGATCTGCCGGCGCGCCGAGCGCCGCATCGTCGGTCTCGGGCCGGAGGCCGTCGACGCGGACGTGATCACCTACGTGAACCGCCTGTCCGACCTGCTCTTCGTGCTGGCCCGGACGGTCAACCACCGCGCCGGGCTCCCGGAGACCGAGTGGTAG
- the hpnC gene encoding squalene synthase HpnC: protein MVVETLPAAVRGAYAHCERLARTHYENFPVASRLLPAAMRPHVAAVYAFARTADDFADEGDHPPEQRLRQLDDWRERLWRAGSGEVADDDHAPVFAALAHTIATHHLPVTLFEDLLSAFSQDVTTTRYRTWTDLMDYCRRSANPVGRLVLRIAGYDREDLDLSSDSLCTGLQLANFWQDFARDWQIGRLYVPAEISERFDAREADLDPEALTPEWRCAIEQAAERTRPLFAEGRHVCDEVSGRLRFELRLTWLGGTTILDKLAATGFEPHHRRPTLGWTDAPRLLWQAWRWPPA from the coding sequence GTGGTAGTCGAGACGCTTCCTGCTGCGGTGCGCGGTGCCTACGCGCACTGCGAGCGTCTGGCGCGCACCCATTACGAGAACTTTCCCGTGGCGTCGCGGCTGCTGCCCGCGGCGATGCGACCGCACGTGGCGGCCGTGTACGCGTTCGCCAGGACAGCGGACGACTTCGCCGACGAGGGCGACCATCCCCCCGAGCAGCGGCTGCGGCAGCTCGATGACTGGCGCGAGCGCCTGTGGCGTGCCGGTTCGGGCGAGGTCGCTGACGACGACCACGCACCGGTCTTCGCGGCCCTGGCCCACACGATCGCGACGCACCATCTGCCCGTCACGCTCTTCGAGGACCTGCTCTCGGCCTTCTCGCAGGATGTGACCACGACGCGCTATCGGACGTGGACGGACCTCATGGACTATTGCCGGCGATCGGCCAATCCAGTGGGCCGGCTCGTGCTGCGCATCGCCGGGTACGACCGCGAGGATCTCGATCTCTCGTCCGACAGCCTCTGCACGGGGCTGCAACTGGCCAACTTCTGGCAGGACTTCGCGCGCGACTGGCAGATTGGCCGATTGTACGTGCCCGCCGAGATCTCGGAGCGCTTCGACGCCCGGGAGGCCGACCTCGACCCCGAAGCGCTGACCCCGGAGTGGCGTTGCGCGATCGAGCAGGCGGCCGAACGCACGCGACCACTCTTCGCCGAAGGCCGCCACGTCTGCGACGAGGTCTCGGGCCGGCTCCGCTTCGAGCTTCGGCTCACCTGGCTCGGCGGCACGACGATTCTCGACAAGCTCGCCGCCACGGGCTTCGAGCCCCACCACCGTCGGCCGACACTCGGCTGGACCGACGCGCCCCGCCTGCTATGGCAGGCCTGGCGCTGGCCACCCGCCTGA
- a CDS encoding A/G-specific adenine glycosylase: MPPLPPTPRAKRHGPRPVEAPPAARRRFRTKLLAWYRANGRDLPWRRTTDPYHVLVSEVMLQQTQVDRVLPKYVEWLDKYPTLEALASAHDEEVVRTWYPLGYNIRPRRLQSIAREAVARFDGRLPGEEGTLLSFKGIGAYTAGAVLSFAFGKRAAILDTNVARVLFRVFVGRGEPRSSAMQRQLWDLSRRLLPRRDVYDFNQALMDFGATQCPARKPKCLICPMQRFCAAFPFNPENERPAARRSRDRARPDAHPSAGA, translated from the coding sequence ATGCCTCCCCTGCCACCGACGCCGCGCGCGAAGCGCCACGGCCCACGGCCCGTCGAGGCGCCCCCTGCGGCCCGGCGCCGGTTTCGCACGAAGTTGCTCGCCTGGTACCGCGCCAATGGTCGCGATCTCCCCTGGCGCAGGACGACCGACCCGTATCACGTGCTCGTCTCGGAGGTCATGCTCCAGCAGACCCAGGTCGATCGCGTGCTGCCCAAATACGTCGAGTGGCTCGACAAGTACCCCACGCTCGAGGCCCTTGCGTCGGCGCACGACGAGGAGGTCGTCCGCACGTGGTACCCGCTCGGTTACAACATCAGACCGAGACGGCTGCAATCGATCGCGCGCGAGGCGGTCGCGAGGTTCGATGGCCGGCTGCCCGGCGAGGAGGGCACACTGCTCTCGTTCAAGGGGATCGGCGCCTACACGGCGGGCGCGGTGCTCAGCTTCGCGTTCGGCAAGCGCGCGGCGATCCTCGACACGAACGTCGCGCGCGTCCTCTTCCGCGTCTTCGTCGGCAGGGGCGAGCCGCGCAGCTCGGCGATGCAGCGGCAGTTGTGGGACCTGTCGAGACGGCTGCTGCCCCGGCGCGACGTCTACGACTTCAACCAGGCGCTCATGGACTTCGGCGCGACGCAGTGTCCCGCGCGGAAGCCGAAGTGCCTCATCTGCCCGATGCAGCGCTTCTGCGCCGCCTTCCCGTTCAACCCGGAGAACGAGCGCCCGGCGGCGA